One Streptosporangium becharense genomic window, GTGGCGTCCTTCAAACGGTTCATCGTGATCTCCCCTGCGTCCGCGGTCCGCCCATTGTCCCGCGCACGGCGCGCGCGGGACGCGCATCACGCTCTACCTGCGCACTCTCCCGCCCCCTAAACCGCGGGGCGGCACCCACCGCCACCGTGCCCCCGCTCCGTCGCCACCGTGCTCGTGGACCGGGCGGGCGCCCCGCGGCCGGCGGGCCTCCGGGGGAGATCCGGCGGGCCCCCGGGGAGAGGGGAGATGTGCTCATGAGGCTTCGGGCGTAGGCTCACTGCACGTGGATCTCGACTACGTATGCGCGCACGCCGACAGGCCGGCCTCCGAGCTGACCCGGCGTGACGTGGCCCGCGCACTGCTCGCCGTGCCGTCCGGGGTGGCGCTGGTGGCCCTCCCCGACCTGCGCCGGGCGCTGACGGCGGCGGGCAACCCGCTCTCGCCGTCCTTCTGGGAGTCGGCCAAGGCGACGCTCGGCGCGATCGAGTCCGGTGTCGCGACGGTGGGGGACGTGCAGCGCTGGACGGAGTCCACGGGCACCGAGCCGATCCTGCTCACCCGCAGCTTCTTCGTCTGGCCCGAGGAGGACGAGCGCGGTCCGGTCGGCCGGGAGATGTACGCCCGGCTGGTCGCCTACCTGGAGGAGCGGGTCGCCGCCGGGGAGATCGACCCCGACGCGCTCGCCCGGGGTGACGAGGCGGCCAGGGAACGGTACGTCGACCTTCAGGAACGCTGGCTGAACGACCCGCTGCCCGACGGCCGGGTGCCCATGGACGTGGTCAACGAGGAACAGGACGAGGAGCTCTTCTCCGCCTGGGACGAGGAGGAGGCGTTCGCGCTCGGCGAGCTGCGCCGCATCCTGGCCGAGCTGCCCGTGCCGGAACGGCCGGTCAGGGAGCTGCGGGCCGCGGCGACCCGGCTGCGCGAGGTGCTCGCCCGGCCCGGTTACCCGGGCAACGTCCTGCGGGCCTGCGCCGGGTACGACGACGAGCCGCTGCCGGTCGACGACGAGGAGCTCTGGCTGAGCGTCACGGCGGGCATCGCGGGGCCGATCTCCGACCTGTCCGAGGAGGACGACCGGGTGGAGGTCTTCGCCGACCTGGACCATGAGCTCAGCCACGAGGACGCGGTGCTGGCCGCGCTGTGCGCCATCCACCACGCCGACTGGCTGGCGGTGGTCGCCGCGCTGGCCAGGCGCGGACCGGGGGTGCTGGCCTCGCCCGAGCGGATCGCCCGGCTCATCGCCGAGTCGGAGGACATCGACGTCGACCTGGACGAACCGGAGGACCTGGAGACCGCCGAGACGCTCTTCAGCTCGGTGACGCCGCTGTGGGCGTGTCTGGGGATCGTCGACCGGACCGAGGTGCTCACCCCGCTGGGCCGCTGGGGGCTGCCCAAGGCGCTGGAGCGGGCCTGGTCCCACCCGTCCGACGACTGAGCTCCGGGCCCAGGGGAGCGCGCGGGCGCCGGAGGGGCCGCGTGCGGGCAGGAGTGACGCGTGCGGAAGCGGGAAGGACCTTCAGGAGCTCAAGGACCTGGAAGGCCCTTTCAGGAGGCCTCCTCCTGAAGGAGGTCGGCGTAGTTGTCGGGCACCAGGTCGCGGTACTCGGGATGACGCCGGATGTATCCGGCGATGAACGGGCAGAGCGGCACGACCGACCGGCCCGCCGAGCGGCTCGCGTCCAGGGCACCGGAGGCCAGGCGGCTGCCCAGCCCTCTGCCCTCGAACGCGGGGTCGATCTCGGTGTGGGTGAAAATGATCTTCCCGGCCCGGAGGCGGTACTCGGCGAACCCGGCGAGCCCGCCGTCCACCAGGATCTCGAAACGGGAGGCCCCGGGGTCGTCGGAGACCTTGATGTCGTTGTCGGCCATTGACGTCCTCGAAGGTGGGAGGGGTGACGCGGCGGGAGGCGGCTGCGACGACCGCGGCGGCGGGGAGATCGGGGAGGTGCCCCGGGGAGCCTACGAGGCGGCGGCGGTGCTGCCGTTCTGCTTCTTCAGCTCGTCACGGACCTCGGCCTCGGACGGGACCTCGATCCTGGAGAGTTGCTTCCTCATCGACTTGACGAGGAGATAGAGGGCGAGCCCGAGCCCGGCGACGACGAGGAAGCCCACGAGACCCGGGCTGACTTCGAGCTGGGTGGCGGTGTCGAGTGCGGTCACGTGTCAAGTCTGCCACCGCCACCCCGCGGTCGTGTCAGTGGCAGGCGGGTGAGACCTCGTCCGCGTGGATGCCGGTGAACAGGTCGTCCTCGGGAAGCTCGACGTCGACGAGTGAGCGGGCCAGGTGGTAGTCCTCGGTCGGCCAGATCTCACGCTGGAGCTCACGCGGGCAGACGAACCAGAAGCCGTCCGGGTCGACCTGGGTGGCGTGCGCGAGCAGCGCCCTGTCGCGGGTCTCGAAGTGGTCGCCGCACGGCACGCGGGTCGTCACCGGCCACTTCTGCGGGCGGTCCTCCCAGCGGGCGATCCAGTCGGCGTACGGGGAACCGATGCCGCGGGCGGTCATCGCCTCGTGCAACGCCTCGAACCGGTCCTTGGTGAAACCCATGTGGTAGTAGAGCTTGAGGGGCTGCCAGGGCTCGCCGGTGCCCGGGTAACGGTCGGGGTCGCCGGCCGCCTCGAACGCCTCGACCGAGACGCGGTTGGTCATGATGTGGTCGGGGTGCGGGTAGCCGCCGTCGTCGTCGTAGGTCAGGATCACGTGCGGCCTGAACTCCCGGACCGCGGCGACCAGCGGTGCCGAGGCGACCTCGAGCGGCTGCAGGGCGAAGCAGCCCTCGGGCAGCGGCTCGCTCTCGTCCTCCGGCAGGCCCGAGTCGACGAATCCCATGAAGCGCTGCCGCACGCCGAGGATCTCGCGTGCGCGCTCCATCTCCAGCCGTCGGACCTCGCCGATGTTCTCCAGGATGTCGGGACGGTCCATCTTCGGGTTCAGGATCGACCCGCGTTCTCCCCCGGTGAGGGTACAGACCAGCACGTCCACACCCTCTGCGACGTAGCGCGCCATCGTGGCGGCGCCCTTGCTCGACTCGTCGTCTGGGTGCGCGTGAACGGCCATCAGCCTGAGCGGTGCACTCACGGGCTCGGTTTCTCCTCTATGTCGGTCGCGCTGCGGTCCGTCGTCGCCGGTCCGGCGGACGGCCTGCCTCATCGTGCCGCCTGCCGGGCCCGCCGGGGTGCCGCGCGCTCCCTTGGTCTGAGTCACTCTAGGGAGAGGTTAGTTTCTCCTGGGCGGTCACGAGGGCAAGGCCCCCGCAGGGGACAATTGTCTCGGACAACGCCGAGGTAGTGCAGGGAGATTCCGTCATGGCCACCAGCGAGGCCGGGAAGGGCCGCATGGACGGTCCGGTCCTCGGCACCCCGGGTGATTTCCCCGACCGCCCGGAGCGCAGGGGGCGGCTCGTCGTCCACGTGGTGATCGCGATCCTCTGCGCCGTCTGCGCCGGAGGATGGGGCTACGTGATGTGGGCGGCGAAGGGGGACACCGAGGTCATCGACCAGGTCATCGCTTTCGACGTCAAGAACGGCGATTCTGCGCAGATCACATTCGAGGTGAACAAGCCCTCCGATCGGGCGGCGCTCTGCCGGTTGCGGGCGCTGGACGTCGACCACGCCGAGGTCGGCAGCAAGGAGGTCAACATCCCAGCTGGCGAGCGGTATGTTCGCCTTACCGAACGGCTAGAGACCAGTGCTCAGGCCACTTCGGCTCACGTCCAATACTGCTATCTCGTATAGTGAGACATTTGGGGAAGCGTTCGAGGGGCTGACTTGTTAGCCTTTCGAGATTCGACTGTGCGCTCCCCACGTAGGAAGCCCCAAGAGGAAGCAAGGAGAACCCGTGGCCGACTCCCACAACGAGAGCGTCACCTGGCTCACTCAGGAGGCGTACGACCGCCTGAAGGCGGAGTTTGAGTACCTCTCGGGGCCCGGGCGCGTCGACATCGCCAAGAAGATCGAGGCCGCCCGTGAAGAGGGTGACCTGAAGGAGAACGGTGGCTACCACGCCGCCAAGGACGAGCAGGGCAAGATGGAGGCCCGCATCTTCCACCTCCGCCAGATTCTCGACACGGCCAAGGTCGGCGAGGCCCCCCGCACCGAGGGGGTGGTCGGTCCCGGTATGACGGTCACCGTCCGGTTCGAGGGCGAGGACGAGGAGGTCGCCTTCCTGCTGGCCTCCCGCGAGGAGAGCGGCGCCCCGATCGACGTGTACTCCCCAAAGTCGCCCCTGGGTGCGGCCATCAACGGCAAGAAGATCGGTGAGAAGGCCACCTACACCATGCCGAACGGCCGCTCCAACACGGTCGAGATCATCGAGGCCGTGCCGTACATCGGCAACTGACCTCACCCGACTTCGCCGATCCGCCGGGACGCCCGTCCCGGCGGATCGCTGCGTCAGGGAGGACCTTCGGGGCCGGAGATCCTCCTGACGGCGGTCGTGATGGCGTGATCAGTCGTGTTTTATGGCGTTCGCGTGCATCATGGTGCCGCGTGCGGCACTCTCGTAGGGCTGGCTCCGGTGGGGAAGGGGAGATGTCGTGTTCGAGCGGCGGACGCGCTTCTCCGACGTGATCCGTGAGGCCCGTATGGACCTCGCCTACCGCCCCCGGATCCGGTACAGCCGTCGCACCGTCCAGATGATGAGGCGTTCCGTCCCGGTCATCGCCTTCCTCCTCGTCATCGTGCTCACCACCGACCTGGCGCTCCTGGTGCGGATGACGGAGCAGGAGCCGGAGGAGGTCTCCCTCCGCACGTCCGTCGCCACGGGCCCGGTCTTGGAGCCGGCGCCCGCCGACCGGGCCCAGAGCGGGCAGGTCCAGGGCGGGCAGGTTCAGGGCGGTGCGGGGCAGAGCGGGCAGGTCCAGGGCGGGCAGGTTCAGGGCGGTGCGGGGCAGAGCGGGCAGGTCCAGGGTGGGCAGGTCCAGGGTGACGCCCCGCCCGCCGCGTCCCCCCAGGTGGCACCGCTGACCTCGATACGGCAGCCGCACCTGTTCGTGGTCGCGCAGAGACCGCTCAGCCAGGAGGTCGTGGCGCGGATCTCCCGTGTCTCCGGGGTGCGGGCGGTGGAGCGTGCCGACGCCGCCGAGGTGGTCCTGGACGGCAAGCGGGTGCAGACGCTGGGGGTGGACCCCTCGACCTTCCGCGCCTACACGCCCGAGCGCACCGCGCGCTCCGACCGCCTGTGGCGCAACATCGCGGGCGGAGAGGTGGCCGTCTCCTTCGTCCTCGGTAACGACGGCGGCATGTCGCTGGGCAAGACCGTCGTCTCCGGTGGACGGAGCCTGCGGGTGGGCGCCTACGCGACGATGGGCATGGGCACCGTCGACGCCGTGGTCTCCCGTGACACCGCCCGCGCGCTGGGCATCCCGCAGGACAACGCGCTCGTGGTGAGCGCTCCCGAGGTCGACTCGGTCAAGCTGCGCCGTACCCTGCTCCGCCTGCTGCCCGACGACGGCCAGGTCGTGGTGATCAACCCGGTGCTGGTCACCCCGCGCCGCACCACGTGGTCCGGTTCCTCCTTCATGACCGCCGACCAGATCCGCACCGCCCTCACCGCCGCGATCGGCAAGCTCGGCCGCCCGTACGTCTGGGGTGCCGAGGGGCCCGACACCTTCGACTGCTCCGGCCTGGTCCAGTGGGCCTACGCCCAGGCGGGGGTCAAGGTCCCCCGGGTGACGCACCAGCAGTTCGTCTCGGGGCCGCAGATCCCGCTCGCCGAGGCCCAGCCCGGTGACCTGCTGTTCTGGCGGCACGACCCGACCAACCCCGGCTACGTCTCACACGTGGCGATCTACTGGGGCGACGGCAAGATGCTGCACGCCCCCCGCACCGGGGACGTGGTCAAACTGGTCCCCGTCAGCACCCGCAACTTCGCCGGGGCAGTCCGGGTCAGCCCGGCGGTCGCCGCCCGCGTCCCCTGAGCCCGGAGCGGGACTCGGCTCCGTCAGGTTCGGGCGGGACTCGGCTCCACCCGGACAGGACGGACACCGTCCGTCCCCGTCCCCGTCCGGCCCGGCCGGCGAAGGCGTCCGCGACCTCGGCGTCCGCCTCTGGCCCGCGCCGAGAACGAGTTGTAATCTCGATTACATGGATAACAAGGAAGCGGCGGAAAAGCTGCGCGGATGGTTCTCCGGCCGGCTTCCCGCGGAGTGGTTCGAGGGTCAGCCGGAGATCGTGCTGGACCGCGAGGAGATCACGGTGATCGGCAGGCTGCCGGTCCCCGTGTTCGGCGACGACGTCTCCGCGGTCGAGCGGGTCGCCGCCGTCGAGGGCGGTGTCCAGCGCTTCCGCGAGGAGACCCGCGAACTACGGGTCGAGATCGCACTGGAGGCCGAGCACCGCTTCCGGAGGAAGGTCTCGTGGGGGGTCGCCGTGGGCGACGAGACGGTGATGT contains:
- a CDS encoding GNAT family N-acetyltransferase codes for the protein MADNDIKVSDDPGASRFEILVDGGLAGFAEYRLRAGKIIFTHTEIDPAFEGRGLGSRLASGALDASRSAGRSVVPLCPFIAGYIRRHPEYRDLVPDNYADLLQEEAS
- a CDS encoding DUF4307 domain-containing protein yields the protein MATSEAGKGRMDGPVLGTPGDFPDRPERRGRLVVHVVIAILCAVCAGGWGYVMWAAKGDTEVIDQVIAFDVKNGDSAQITFEVNKPSDRAALCRLRALDVDHAEVGSKEVNIPAGERYVRLTERLETSAQATSAHVQYCYLV
- the mca gene encoding mycothiol conjugate amidase Mca: MSAPLRLMAVHAHPDDESSKGAATMARYVAEGVDVLVCTLTGGERGSILNPKMDRPDILENIGEVRRLEMERAREILGVRQRFMGFVDSGLPEDESEPLPEGCFALQPLEVASAPLVAAVREFRPHVILTYDDDGGYPHPDHIMTNRVSVEAFEAAGDPDRYPGTGEPWQPLKLYYHMGFTKDRFEALHEAMTARGIGSPYADWIARWEDRPQKWPVTTRVPCGDHFETRDRALLAHATQVDPDGFWFVCPRELQREIWPTEDYHLARSLVDVELPEDDLFTGIHADEVSPACH
- the greA gene encoding transcription elongation factor GreA, which codes for MADSHNESVTWLTQEAYDRLKAEFEYLSGPGRVDIAKKIEAAREEGDLKENGGYHAAKDEQGKMEARIFHLRQILDTAKVGEAPRTEGVVGPGMTVTVRFEGEDEEVAFLLASREESGAPIDVYSPKSPLGAAINGKKIGEKATYTMPNGRSNTVEIIEAVPYIGN
- a CDS encoding C40 family peptidase; amino-acid sequence: MFERRTRFSDVIREARMDLAYRPRIRYSRRTVQMMRRSVPVIAFLLVIVLTTDLALLVRMTEQEPEEVSLRTSVATGPVLEPAPADRAQSGQVQGGQVQGGAGQSGQVQGGQVQGGAGQSGQVQGGQVQGDAPPAASPQVAPLTSIRQPHLFVVAQRPLSQEVVARISRVSGVRAVERADAAEVVLDGKRVQTLGVDPSTFRAYTPERTARSDRLWRNIAGGEVAVSFVLGNDGGMSLGKTVVSGGRSLRVGAYATMGMGTVDAVVSRDTARALGIPQDNALVVSAPEVDSVKLRRTLLRLLPDDGQVVVINPVLVTPRRTTWSGSSFMTADQIRTALTAAIGKLGRPYVWGAEGPDTFDCSGLVQWAYAQAGVKVPRVTHQQFVSGPQIPLAEAQPGDLLFWRHDPTNPGYVSHVAIYWGDGKMLHAPRTGDVVKLVPVSTRNFAGAVRVSPAVAARVP